Genomic DNA from Porites lutea chromosome 4, jaPorLute2.1, whole genome shotgun sequence:
CTCTTGGCAAACACAAAGTTAACAGTATTTTGTCACTGCTGACGACATAACGCGCTTTTTAAATTGGCGCACTCCTTCTCTGTTAAAAGATTTAGAGAATGAAGCTAGCTATTCTGATTGTCTTTGTGGTTGGGCTAGTCATGCAGGTCCACGGTAAGATGATCAATCATAATCAGTAAatgtactatttttttttgttttgatttttggtgTAATCAGTAGTCCACTATGTATCCATATGAAATGTTAAAACCAGgtcgaaaaaggaaaaatatgataaaaacaaGATTATGGTGTGTAAAAGTGTACTTGAAACTGAAGATCTAGAAATTCACATTGACATTTTTGTAAAGcactgtatatattttttgttttgatttttggtgTAATCAGCAACGTTATAATAAAAACATAAGTTATTAAAAAGCAAGccattttaaaaacgtttggGGTACAGGTGTTCTTATTGGTATATCTGATCAATTTTCCTTTATACCTTAGAAGTGAACTATGTATTGCAGGATGGCCTTTATACTTGAACTTGCAAGAAAAGGATGCTCACTAGGAGCTCATCTAAACTATTAAAACGTTTTCACTTGATAATATGTCTATTCATGATCAAAATATAATCATAGACAGCCTCTTCTCCCTTTTTTGTGGGAATTTAAGAGCACTTTCAGTGGTGCTGTTGAGGTGGTGATGCTCAAtattatacaactatcccccgaaggggagtTGAATAGTGGTCACACATAGAAACGGTTGAGGTGGCGCGATTTATGTGACAGAGCGAAGCTGCGCCACGCCAGTCTCTAAAgcggagagtcacatatcggataggtgttcatactatcaCGCGGAAAACTTTTAGCGGTAtaatgtgaacatagccttaaccGCGGTCAAACGCTCGAGCATGCGCAATGCACTCGTATCCGGTCCCGGCCGGGGAATTTTCCCGCGCgaaattttaattgaaaccaTTGCAGAGACCGGTGTCAAGCAAAGTATAGTTGAACAATCGTCAGAAATACGctaaagttaagcgaaatacttcaaagtgaaggtttttgttttcacagttaATAGATAGATAAATTTCCATTATTCTCCGAGTTCACTAAATTTTTTTGACCTTCACTAAAAAAGTTCTTCGTGTTAAAAGAGCCGACATGCGAAAGCTTGTCGTCGCCATTTGTTTAGACTTGTTTACTGAATGTCGCTGTTCCAATGCGTGATGAGTCCAGGGAGGGAGAAGCCAACAGGAAGAGAAAACTGTAGTCAAAAACAGCTCCGGAGTGTTGATTAAGCTTTATCGAGGGCAGAAGGGGTACCTGCTGAAGGATCATGGCCTTGCCTGAGGCATAGAAACGCGATACTTGCCGAGGACAAACGCTGCTCCTGTCCATCTTCGTGGGGACACAGTAAAACCATTTAAAATTCCAATCCTCGAGAGACTGTATGCAGTATTTGACGAGGTGGGCAGGAACAACCTGACAACGTTACCGACTACAAACCTCGGACAAAATGGTGCAATAATTATGCAGAAGCAACGCAGTTAATAAATCTCTTCACtccaaaaacaaacgaaagagACATCAGAAAATATGGTAAACCACACTTAACTAAAATTTTGTTCTCAGCAATTTGAATTCACTGTCCTCTCATTTTAAGTAATATTTTATAAACAGATGAACAACTgtacagaaatatttttttctcggttaatggtttattttttcagcttttcccttccctcccctccccatgACCTATTTCCTTGATTACCTTTTGAGCTCCTGATCAGGTGAGccaaggctttcaacattttgctAGATATAAACGCAGTGTGCTTTGCATTTTAAGCTCGTCAGAAGCGATTAACTACAAGTGATCATCGAAAAACTGGTTGGAGTCATCCTTGTTTCCAGTTgtcagaaaaagaaatggaagtaaGGGGTGTCCTATTTGTGAttgaaacagaagagaaaaaatggaatttaacTTTTTCACTTAGACCATAATAATGCACTTTGTTTAAGCCAGAGAGGTGATCAAAGATCAAGAAAGAAGACTttaagaaaaagcagaaaaaaaaaacaggtaacAAAGCCTTGAGAGGATAGCTGCCCATCTCCAAATGATGGCTGGTCAGTTAGACTGCTTGGCTAACAAGATTTTCTAAAAGACAGTCTAAAATACTGTaagaaagaagacaaaattgcaaataaaattgagtggaacctttatttgtcttttcagttaAATTAGGTGTTCTTTATGTACATCATTTCCATTCTTTCTTCTCATTTTGCATCCTTTTCTCATGGATCTGCTTCTCCTTCAGGGTCTAGACTCTGTGTCTTCTATTCATCCCCTTCCTAACTTTCTGTACAAAAATAAGATAGATTTAATCAAATATAAAATAAGTTGTCAGATtgttataacaaaaacaaaactactgTAGATACCAAGTGCCTTTCCTTTTAATGCTATACGAGCATCTAGTAACCCACAATAATTTCTAACTCCTATTATTCGGACAACTTTAAAGATGCATACAAGATCATTAAACACCATGGCAGTTAAATCAACACAGAAGGTTGTACAACTGAGACCTCATTTACCACcaaccccccccacccccccctaTTGCTAGTAATTTAAACTGTAAAACTAAGACCAAGCTGCGAGCATTGAATGGACAGCGTAATGAAAACAGAAGCCTAGTCATGAATGTAAAGAAACATGAAGAATAAGCAATAGTGTTGAAATGACAGCATGTACACTGATGTCTGGTCAATTTGCAATGTCAAACAGTCAAAAATAATCTTATGCTGCTGTGATTATTGAACTTATGTGTAGTTATTAAACATCtgctaaaacaaaaacctttttccccTCACAATGTGCCTGgcctaaaacaataaataacacCGACACTATAGATGTTCATACATCTTTTTTGAGCTCGATTATGTTTACTAAACTCATGTGATGTGGTCATTGCATTTTATGAATGAgatctaaaataattattcattatcgatacattttgtttgttattaataCAGACTTAAACCCTGAGCGAGATAATATATTTGATGTGAAAAGATAAGAACAAGCTTAAAATTAAGGTCGTCAGCCATAAAAGAACAGTTtcatcgcaaaaaaaaaagacaaccagacaatttactaatttttttattttgcagaacgAACCAGAGCCCAAAAGATATGGTttgtattaaataaaaataccaaCAATTCAAATTACGTTCAGGCCAGTGTTAGTATAAAAACATTACAGAAAGCTTAAACAATTGAAAACTATTTAAACTTGAGCTATACTTTTAGCGGCCACAAATGTGTGCCACCATTTTGATCAACAAGAGCATAAGAGCTTTTGGGGAATATTATGATTGTCAAAGGCAAGTTTACTCATACTTACATTTCCTGTTATACGTTCTTCTTATTCTTCCTATTCATCGCCAGTGAACTTTcttgaaatacaaagaaaatttctctgtTCTTGGCCGCAAGAAGACGTAGCCACATGTGTATAGATTTTCCAAATCGAATGTAACGATCACCAAGCAAATCTTCGCGCATgctcagacgtttgaccgcggtggagAACATAGCCCaagtcaacctcgtccccagggtgcTTTTCCATAGCTTTGGAGCCGCctcacctccaaagccagggaaaagcgctctggagacgaggttgagcCCAGTAACCCGAGAAATAACTTTGAGATTTAATCTTTGAAAGGGGGGACGTGAAAAAAGTAGCAAAAGTGTATTGTATTCCTTTGCTTTCAAGGCAAGGTGGTTGGGATTAGCATCTTAAAGGTTTGTCTTCGAGTAAGCCGGACTTAAAGGGATAAGAGCCATGAAAAATGTTTGTAAAGTAGTACTCTCACCTAGTCCAGAATCAAGATCCttaattcgccactttagaaacaagaaggAAACTTTCGCGatgacttctgggactgttgcTAAGGACAGGGGAAAAAacattggccaatagctgaccgacGCGTCTCCTGTAACGATCCCAAACAATTGTGGgacacatttcggctccagtcccTTTCTCGTTTCAAAAAACGCCAAGCTCTCTTTTTTATCTAACATCAAATATTTCATCTTTAAGCCTTCTACTGCAATTTTGACCGTAACCAATGTGAATTTGTCCAGCGACGAGATGACAAGTTTGACTGGGTCAGAAAAAGAGGCGTGACACCGTCAGGCGGAACAGGACCTGAATCTGATGTTAGCGGAAAAGGTAAATTTAGTAAAGACGATATAATGAAAGGAAAATACTCGCATGCTCATGGAGGATAAGCTTGAAATAATGCCTGCTACCTCGCTCGGAAGAAAGAAGCGTGGCAAAGTGGTTCGTTATTTTACCTACTTATGACCCTAATTCTCATTTTATAATAGTAACTTAGTTCATAATTTACTTTGTTATAggttattacatgtatatagaGGCATCCCGACGAAAAACAGGTGACAACGCTAAGCTAGAACTGAGATCTGGTTTACCTACTGGCAAATCATGTCTGTCATTCTTCTACAACATGCATGGAGGACACAACTACATGGGGACACTTCGTGTGCTCATAAATGGAGAAACTGTTTTTCAGAAAAGCGGGAATCAGGGAAACACGTGGCATAAAGCTGAAGTTACTTATCGCAAGGGAATATCGTCGGTAAGAATACAACAGGAAGCTAACTTGTATGTGTATGTTGCACTAGCAGTGGCTCATGATATCTGAACATCAGCTCTGATGTGGCAAAAAAACACACTTCGTCTTGATCAATAAAACATgcaggaaaaaacaacaatttgaCCAATATCAAACGAAatgaccgaacaagcttgatCAATGACACAAATACACATGGATCGGCGGAAACGTCTGTCTTCTTCAGAGCTAGTAATACAAGGAACGGGTCGGACAATTTACTTTTGAGAatgtaaaatattaatttaaaagtTATAACCTCAAAATGTCAAAATGACACGAAGTGACCGAGGGATGGCGTTTCCCAAGGGTCATAAACAACCCTTTTAATCATGCGTTTGGAAGATGGTGCTAGAATAATGgcgtatttcaaaacactgcGACATCGCAGAGTTAAACTAAGTATTTGAAATGTGCCAAGTATTAACCTTAACAAGTCGAAAAGTGATGGATGGTATCACCTTCTTAACATGCAAGCATCTAAGGATGCGGTTGCTCTTCGCCTGGTATATAAACGAAAGTTATGCTGGGGGTAGCGCTTAAGACTGTTAAGAAGACTGGCATCACTCTCAGAGAGAGAAATAGAAGGAGAAAGTAGTATCTCTGTTGGTGATACCTTCAAGTGTGTTCAAAACTAATAGCTGTCATACTAAAAGAGGTAGCGTTAACAACGAGTCCACTTAGCATTGGTCTTTTAGCTTAATATTTATCCGCTTCTCTTTCATCTGACAGGTTGTGTTTGAGGGTATGGTTGGTAGGGGCTACCTTTCAGACATTGCTATCGATGAGATCAAGACAGAAACCTGTGGTGGAGGGGGAGGAGGTGACGGAAGTAAGTAGCCTCAATCCCGCTTTCTTTCATGTcgtgaaattacaaaaacagccaaacatttaagcaatagaaaacgtttcccgtgtttgcatagccatgcaaacactcctctcggctaATCAGAGCACCCGtactattttagttattttattatatgaATGTATGACAAATTTCATACATCGCTTTCATCAACAGCTGTTCCACCACCTTCACAACCAAGCACCACAACAAAAGCACCAGAGACACCGCTTCCTCCTTTCAGTAAGTTACCAAGAAATTTGCACCCAAAATTCTGCACGCTACTCCGTCAGCGGAGGTCGCTAGCACCAGATCATCTCTTAGATAAGACTTCCCAAAATGAGATGCAAATGTTTGTTATCCTGTAGGTAATTGTGGCATTCGTCCTTCTTCTAGAATTGTTGGTGGTGTGGACTCATCTCCTGGAGACTGGCCATGGCAGGCCATGTTGCGGTCATCCCCGAATGGTTACGTGTTCTGTGGTGGATCATTGGTTGCTCCTCAGTGGCTAGTTACAGCTAGTCATTGTGTTAAAGGAACTTCAGCAGCCTCCATTTACGTTCGGTATAAGTCATTCATTTTATCTATTTCTAGCTTAAATATTGAGCACCCTTACAGTCAATCTGCTACTCCGTTATGTATATCTACATCACCTAATGCCTACATCAATATATATTATGGATATAAACGGGTTAAAATGAAGTTCATTCGGTCCGTACTTACCCATATCTAGAAACTGTGATCTCATCAAGCAAGAAATTCTGACAGGGGAAAAGCCGAATAACAATCCTCACAAGACaagattttcattcaattttttcATTCGTGACGACCGCTCTTGTTAGTAAACCATTTCTAAATGTTCTAGTTTATTTTACTTTCTGTAACAGCtttattgcagtttttgctAATGGGAGCTCGGTCTTGACGCGTGGAT
This window encodes:
- the LOC140934651 gene encoding trypsin-3-like, producing MKLAILIVFVVRLVIQVHAFYCNFDRNQCEFVQRRDDKFDWVRKRGVTPSGGTGPESDVSGKGYYMYIEASRRKTGDNAKLELRSGLPTGKSCLSFFYNMHGGHNYMGTLRVLINGETVFQKSGNQGNTWHKAEVTYRKGISSVVFEGMVGRGYLSDIAIDEIKTETCGGGGGGDGTVPPPSQPSTTTKAPETPLPPFSNCGIRPSSRIVGGVDSSPGDWPWQAMLRSSPNGYVFCGGSLVAPQWLVTASHCVKGTSAASIYVRLGAHKRTDTVGTEQDFRVTKVIMHPFYHKPIGMSHDIALLKLDRPAALNKFVNLVCLPGSVPAPVEGKKCWITGWGRNRPIGGSSPVTLQQASVPIVGRNRCEWAYLGRIHDSMICAGLDRGGIDSCQGDSGGPMVCEEGGRFYLQGVTSWGQGCARPNKYGVYARVKYVMGWLKKEMTSD